Proteins encoded in a region of the Deltaproteobacteria bacterium genome:
- a CDS encoding sigma 54-interacting transcriptional regulator has protein sequence MRVGVELESAGRTVMWRPLEGALMTIGQNPECDLCIPQEELGMVHCVLQWNGEVLSVKPQTGGIILNDERIVESTRLAVGDRLGLGTLTGVVKFEAMPELDSGGQTRTLVPEAFRRRSDLMVRLPEAFPGKSWSLDERGITLGANESNDIVLEDPYVSGFHARVYMQDGRAIIEDVGSRNGVFVGTQKVQSAEATPGAQIRVGQTVLLVAAEDPEQGKTRAGRQSSQMIGKSESVEKLRKVLRRVAGSDIPVLLTGETGTGKEVAASLVAQLSPRAGKPLIILNCGALTRDLVESELFGHEKGAFTGANERKIGAFEAANGGTLFLDEIGELPLDMQPKLLRALENSEVRRLGSPKSFHVDVRVIAATNRKLEEEVAAGRFREDLLHRMNIVTVELPPLRRRSSDIEELAMHFVAAFSPQGETVAVSKAALDKLKSHVWPGNIRELRNTLQRAVLMRMDDGVEEDDITFAPSSFEHRAVVSEAVTSRTLSEIEKEAITTELIRHKGNKKEAAAALGVSRSTIHRKIEDYGIDLEKLGVA, from the coding sequence ATGCGTGTAGGGGTTGAATTAGAGAGCGCCGGTCGTACGGTGATGTGGCGGCCACTTGAAGGCGCGCTGATGACCATCGGGCAAAACCCTGAATGTGATCTGTGTATCCCGCAAGAAGAACTTGGCATGGTTCACTGTGTTTTGCAGTGGAATGGCGAAGTATTAAGTGTGAAGCCTCAAACAGGCGGAATCATTCTCAACGATGAGCGGATAGTAGAGTCGACAAGGTTGGCAGTAGGTGACCGGCTGGGTCTTGGGACCCTTACGGGGGTTGTGAAGTTTGAAGCCATGCCGGAACTGGATTCTGGTGGGCAGACGCGAACACTTGTGCCTGAGGCTTTTCGCCGCCGCAGCGACTTAATGGTTCGTTTGCCTGAAGCTTTCCCTGGAAAGTCGTGGTCACTTGATGAGCGCGGTATCACCCTCGGCGCAAATGAATCCAATGATATCGTTTTAGAAGATCCCTACGTTTCGGGATTCCATGCTCGCGTTTACATGCAAGATGGCCGAGCCATCATTGAAGATGTGGGCAGCCGAAACGGCGTTTTCGTTGGCACGCAGAAGGTGCAGTCTGCGGAAGCAACACCCGGCGCACAAATTCGAGTCGGCCAAACCGTCTTACTGGTGGCTGCGGAAGATCCGGAGCAAGGCAAGACACGAGCCGGCCGCCAGTCTAGCCAAATGATTGGTAAGTCCGAATCGGTAGAGAAGCTACGAAAGGTTCTCCGCCGGGTCGCAGGCAGCGATATTCCTGTTTTACTCACGGGTGAAACAGGCACCGGTAAAGAGGTCGCGGCGAGTTTGGTGGCGCAGTTAAGTCCCCGAGCTGGTAAGCCGCTGATTATTTTAAACTGCGGAGCACTGACCAGGGATCTGGTTGAGTCTGAACTCTTTGGTCACGAGAAGGGTGCTTTTACCGGAGCCAATGAACGTAAGATTGGAGCCTTTGAGGCGGCCAACGGTGGAACCCTTTTTCTGGATGAGATTGGTGAGCTACCACTGGATATGCAACCCAAGCTATTGCGGGCGCTGGAAAACAGTGAAGTAAGACGGCTTGGCTCTCCGAAAAGTTTTCATGTGGATGTTCGAGTGATTGCTGCAACGAACCGCAAGCTTGAAGAAGAAGTGGCTGCGGGCCGGTTCCGCGAAGATTTGTTGCACCGAATGAATATTGTGACGGTGGAATTACCGCCGCTGCGTCGTCGTAGCAGCGATATTGAAGAGCTTGCGATGCATTTTGTGGCGGCTTTTAGCCCGCAGGGTGAAACAGTTGCGGTCTCTAAAGCTGCTCTTGATAAGCTTAAGTCACACGTGTGGCCAGGAAACATTCGCGAGCTTCGCAACACACTTCAGCGGGCAGTGCTGATGCGTATGGATGATGGAGTTGAAGAAGATGACATCACTTTCGCGCCTTCAAGCTTCGAGCACCGAGCGGTTGTTTCTGAGGCGGTAACCTCACGTACGCTTTCCGAAATTGAGAAAGAAGCCATCACGACAGAGTTGATTAGGCACAAGGGGAACAAGAAAGAGGCCGCAGCCGCATTGGGCGTGTCGCGTTCAACCATCCACCGGAAAATCGAAGATTATGGGATTGATTTAGAAAAGCTTGGCGTAGCCTGA
- a CDS encoding response regulator → MNLSLESFEGPALLCVGTTITHNAAYSSRFHNASLQALFAPTSQELITQLLTSKVPATISAPRSAGEGALSITCLPIQAEQMPAYIVLLGDVDVEPQGPAIHQLLMVGQLAAGIAHDANNALTTVIGRLLRIRTRGQLTPVLNQDLDIIESATKNAATILKRLQEFSKRRKDELEVVPLAELLEEVSRFVDTQIPDGVTVEVDVKHTPDVVSHRQDLMEVLLNLTGNAMDAVQSKSGDVTLRVDLKNGQPVIEIEDTGDGIPDEIAARMFDPFFSTKGEKGTGLGLSMTRDILVGHGIELEWHTQHGTGTKFSLVFPRTEQSALGQRKLQKNQLNVIVVDDDVYVSEMITELLKDQGHNVRAVNSAPQAFEAVDQGNIDLLLTDLDLPETNGWELARKLRTNYPDIIIGMVTGWPLSLEERASSSNTVDFILNKPFTMRELKLAMDRIQLPQENEDL, encoded by the coding sequence ATGAACCTAAGCCTTGAAAGTTTCGAAGGACCCGCGCTTCTCTGTGTTGGAACCACCATCACACACAATGCAGCCTATTCGTCCCGGTTTCACAATGCTTCGCTCCAGGCGCTCTTTGCCCCTACTTCCCAGGAATTAATTACTCAGCTCCTTACTTCCAAGGTTCCTGCAACCATCAGTGCTCCGCGCAGCGCAGGAGAAGGTGCCCTATCCATCACGTGCCTCCCAATCCAGGCCGAGCAAATGCCCGCCTATATTGTGCTTCTTGGGGATGTTGATGTTGAGCCTCAAGGCCCTGCCATCCATCAATTGCTGATGGTGGGACAACTCGCAGCCGGAATTGCTCACGATGCAAACAACGCGCTCACCACGGTGATTGGTCGATTGCTAAGAATTCGTACCCGAGGGCAGCTTACCCCCGTACTTAATCAAGATCTGGATATCATTGAGTCCGCTACTAAGAATGCAGCAACCATTTTGAAGCGCCTCCAGGAATTCTCCAAGCGCCGTAAAGATGAGCTTGAAGTCGTTCCACTCGCAGAGCTTTTGGAAGAGGTTTCTCGGTTTGTCGATACTCAAATTCCTGACGGCGTCACTGTGGAGGTCGATGTTAAGCATACCCCAGACGTGGTCAGTCACCGACAAGATTTGATGGAGGTTTTACTCAACCTCACCGGCAACGCCATGGACGCCGTTCAGAGCAAGTCAGGGGATGTTACGTTGCGCGTTGATCTCAAAAACGGTCAACCCGTCATTGAAATCGAAGATACCGGGGATGGCATTCCAGACGAGATTGCAGCACGAATGTTTGACCCTTTCTTTTCCACCAAAGGAGAAAAAGGTACGGGCCTCGGCTTGAGTATGACGCGAGATATCCTTGTCGGTCACGGAATCGAATTGGAGTGGCATACACAACACGGAACGGGAACTAAATTTAGCTTGGTTTTCCCGCGTACTGAGCAAAGTGCACTCGGTCAACGTAAGCTCCAGAAAAACCAGCTCAATGTAATTGTTGTGGATGATGATGTTTACGTGTCCGAAATGATTACGGAGCTGCTCAAAGACCAAGGTCACAATGTACGGGCTGTAAACTCGGCACCTCAAGCATTTGAAGCCGTAGACCAAGGCAATATTGACCTCTTGCTCACAGACTTAGATCTACCTGAAACCAATGGTTGGGAACTCGCCCGAAAACTGCGAACAAATTACCCCGATATCATCATTGGCATGGTGACAGGATGGCCTCTCAGCCTTGAAGAACGAGCGAGCAGCTCAAACACGGTAGACTTTATTCTCAACAAGCCGTTCACCATGCGTGAACTTAAGCTGGCTATGGACCGTATTCAGCTGCCTCAAGAAAACGAAGACCTATAG
- the xseB gene encoding exodeoxyribonuclease VII small subunit — protein sequence MTSKKDKKEEASFEQIVARLETIAQTLETGDTRLEQALSLFEEGVRLSQEGTRRLDAAEHRIEVLLEDDKTESFEPSAD from the coding sequence ATGACTTCTAAAAAAGATAAAAAAGAAGAAGCCTCTTTCGAGCAGATTGTGGCTAGACTCGAAACCATCGCACAAACCTTGGAAACAGGGGATACGCGACTTGAGCAGGCTCTTAGCCTCTTCGAGGAAGGCGTACGATTAAGCCAGGAAGGCACGCGCCGGCTCGATGCAGCCGAGCACCGTATTGAAGTCTTACTTGAAGACGACAAGACCGAATCGTTTGAACCCTCTGCGGACTGA
- the glpK gene encoding glycerol kinase GlpK yields MAEHILAIDQGTTGTTCLVVKIDPNLGSVEVVGRGYAEFEQHFPQPGWVEHKLSQIWESCEKSLPKALEAAGIKSSEISAIGITNQRETTGIWSESGEPLANAIVWQDRRTADKCKILREAGHLEMVQTRTGLVLDPYFSGTKVAWLLDNVDGLREKANNGQARFGTIDSWLVWKLTGGDVHVTDATNASRTLMFDIRKGAWDSELCSVLGDIPTKILPEVRGCSEVYGKTRGLSILPDGIPIAGIAGDQQSSLFGQACFTPGMAKCTYGTGAFALVNAGNEPKASKRGLLSTVAWSLDGKLTYAIEGSVFIAGAVVQWLRDGLQFFESSSEIEALAAQVEDNGGVTVVPALTGLGAPHWNPDARGIICGLTRGTTRAHIARAALEGIAFQVSDLLGAMRSDSETSIQSLRVDGGAAANAMLMQFQCDLLGVEIQRPTVLDTTALGAAYLAALGTGVFSSLDEITKAWAVDTRFQPKMDASLVKERVAAWQSAVKKA; encoded by the coding sequence ATGGCAGAGCACATACTTGCAATTGATCAAGGAACCACAGGCACGACATGTCTTGTCGTGAAGATAGACCCGAATTTGGGGAGTGTCGAAGTGGTTGGCCGGGGCTATGCTGAATTTGAACAACACTTTCCTCAGCCAGGCTGGGTTGAGCATAAGTTGAGTCAAATCTGGGAGTCTTGTGAAAAATCTCTACCGAAGGCACTTGAAGCGGCAGGGATTAAAAGCTCTGAGATCAGCGCCATTGGGATTACGAATCAGCGTGAAACGACCGGGATTTGGAGCGAGTCTGGGGAACCTTTAGCAAACGCCATCGTGTGGCAGGACCGCCGAACGGCCGATAAGTGTAAGATACTTCGAGAAGCTGGGCATCTTGAGATGGTGCAGACGCGAACCGGTTTGGTTCTCGACCCATATTTTTCAGGCACGAAGGTTGCCTGGCTCTTAGACAATGTTGATGGGCTACGAGAAAAAGCCAACAACGGTCAGGCCCGGTTTGGAACCATCGACTCTTGGTTGGTGTGGAAACTTACCGGCGGGGATGTCCATGTAACCGACGCGACGAATGCTTCACGCACCTTGATGTTTGATATTCGTAAAGGAGCCTGGGATTCCGAGTTGTGCAGCGTTTTAGGCGACATTCCGACAAAAATATTACCAGAAGTTCGAGGCTGTTCCGAAGTGTACGGGAAAACCCGTGGACTGAGTATTCTACCTGACGGTATTCCGATTGCGGGTATCGCTGGTGATCAGCAGTCATCGCTGTTTGGACAGGCGTGCTTCACTCCGGGCATGGCAAAATGCACTTACGGCACAGGAGCCTTTGCGCTTGTTAATGCGGGCAACGAGCCGAAGGCGAGCAAGCGAGGATTGCTCTCTACGGTTGCTTGGAGCTTGGATGGTAAGTTGACCTACGCGATTGAAGGCAGCGTTTTTATCGCCGGTGCGGTGGTGCAGTGGCTACGAGATGGCCTGCAATTTTTCGAAAGCAGCAGTGAGATTGAAGCCTTGGCCGCCCAGGTCGAAGACAATGGGGGAGTCACAGTGGTTCCCGCCCTCACGGGCCTCGGAGCGCCTCACTGGAATCCAGATGCACGCGGTATCATCTGTGGGCTTACCCGCGGAACGACTCGGGCGCACATCGCTCGGGCGGCGCTTGAAGGGATCGCTTTTCAGGTCTCTGATCTCTTAGGCGCCATGCGATCTGACAGTGAAACGTCCATTCAAAGCCTGCGGGTCGATGGTGGTGCAGCTGCGAACGCAATGCTTATGCAGTTTCAGTGTGATCTACTGGGAGTTGAGATTCAAAGACCAACAGTCTTAGATACTACAGCGTTGGGTGCAGCTTATTTGGCTGCACTTGGTACAGGAGTTTTCAGCAGCTTAGATGAAATCACCAAGGCCTGGGCAGTTGATACGAGGTTCCAACCCAAGATGGATGCATCATTGGTTAAGGAGCGGGTAGCGGCTTGGCAGAGTGCGGTAAAGAAGGCTTAA
- the xseA gene encoding exodeoxyribonuclease VII large subunit, with product MANDGFGGLFDKVMAPSKAAVAPLTVSQVNQRAKNALERQLGRVAVIGEISQPKLSSGHLWFALKDNASQLPCVMFRRDLSRLKFQLEHGMEVVATGRLTVYGAYGRYQMVVDSAEPRGQGALQAAYEQLKTKLQHEGLFEQGRKRALPALPGRVAVVTSPTGAVIRDIINVSTRRFPQAQILVIPARVQGPDSAGSILEGIQKASLGAEKLGLSALIVGRGGGSLEDLWGFNDERVARAIVDCPIPVVSAVGHETDFTIADFVADMRAPTPSAAAELIFPQRSELVQRLSSPVQRARLSVKRSLNHRRQTLRMFEAKLGDGRSLLREAMQRLAYARDGLPAVLRADLNRRAKRLNALTMRLRAHDPKISLSRTRTSLVASSSKIEPALRRRLAFERTRIENLESRLQQSMGRRVEQDRMRLALAGRRLDALSPLSILDRGYAIALNASGEAVKDAESLQHGDKLSLRLAHGTRQVIVDDSA from the coding sequence ATGGCCAACGACGGGTTTGGTGGCTTGTTTGATAAGGTGATGGCTCCTTCAAAGGCCGCAGTTGCCCCTCTTACAGTCTCCCAGGTAAATCAAAGAGCGAAGAACGCGCTCGAGCGGCAGCTTGGCCGGGTCGCGGTGATTGGCGAAATCAGTCAGCCGAAATTATCTTCTGGACACTTGTGGTTTGCACTTAAAGACAACGCCTCCCAGCTTCCTTGTGTGATGTTCCGCCGCGATTTAAGCCGGCTTAAGTTCCAGCTCGAACACGGTATGGAAGTGGTCGCCACCGGCCGGCTGACGGTTTATGGGGCCTACGGCCGATATCAAATGGTTGTCGACTCTGCAGAACCTCGGGGGCAAGGTGCTTTGCAGGCAGCCTACGAGCAGCTAAAAACCAAACTTCAGCACGAGGGGCTTTTTGAGCAGGGGCGTAAAAGAGCTTTGCCTGCTTTGCCAGGTCGAGTGGCTGTGGTGACGAGTCCCACGGGCGCAGTGATTCGCGATATTATCAATGTCTCCACCCGGAGATTTCCTCAAGCTCAAATATTGGTCATCCCGGCCCGCGTTCAGGGCCCGGATTCAGCCGGGAGCATTCTTGAGGGAATCCAGAAAGCGAGCCTTGGGGCTGAAAAGCTGGGGCTCAGCGCTTTGATTGTGGGACGAGGCGGCGGAAGCCTTGAAGATCTCTGGGGTTTTAATGATGAGCGGGTTGCTCGGGCCATCGTCGACTGCCCGATTCCTGTTGTGAGTGCGGTGGGGCATGAGACCGATTTCACGATTGCTGATTTCGTGGCCGACATGCGAGCTCCAACGCCATCGGCGGCAGCTGAGCTGATTTTTCCGCAGCGTTCGGAGCTGGTGCAGAGACTTAGCTCGCCGGTGCAGCGCGCCCGATTAAGTGTGAAGCGCTCCTTAAATCACCGCCGACAAACGCTGCGTATGTTTGAAGCGAAGCTTGGTGATGGACGTTCTCTTCTTCGAGAAGCAATGCAGCGCTTGGCTTATGCCCGGGATGGTTTACCCGCTGTGCTTCGAGCAGATCTGAATCGACGGGCAAAACGATTGAATGCCCTAACTATGCGACTGCGCGCCCACGATCCCAAGATTTCTCTCTCGCGTACACGAACCAGTTTGGTGGCATCGTCGAGTAAGATTGAGCCGGCTTTGCGCCGACGTTTAGCCTTTGAGCGAACACGGATTGAAAACTTGGAGAGCCGCTTGCAGCAATCCATGGGCCGTCGCGTTGAGCAGGACCGTATGCGTTTGGCGCTTGCTGGTCGGCGATTAGATGCTCTTTCTCCGCTGAGTATTTTAGACCGAGGTTACGCCATCGCGTTGAATGCATCCGGCGAAGCGGTAAAGGACGCTGAGAGTCTTCAACATGGCGATAAACTCTCTTTGCGCCTTGCGCACGGAACACGACAAGTGATTGTAGACGACTCGGCTTGA
- a CDS encoding tetratricopeptide repeat protein, translating into MQVVCDKCSARYEFEAADIPAEGYDAQCTSCGHIFFVSPEGDAPSRAMEMPTPAPTPEALEAEEPLAETMAEIDSPLVGEADELPPTELDVDSAAADDFPDFDDSDEGTTPEPANEEEEAEAREAIAAVDSFDDMMALSAQLGEPTREGFDTSPVDDTELDARRRSSLIRVVSLACIAVVAYVGLTFTLAPQIFDKTVGQFIGIDAGVDPAAVPYCQKGQDLMLGDTPKALKNAMGQFAEAKSIDENYGDALAFEAITNVFMGADFKNEGTHILDLKNAAEVELARLDTLSSKERPKDYVALKQALLAQATASQKAQEWVEKGGRALMKARRAIESGLENDATNPNFKLATALHRAQDSDTLTRAEQYLRMYLEGLGLSQEDLSKPTNHWMAYTHGLILMAKETTAKDAPAAFTAAITLEPRFQRARLRLAQSYHKLGQVDEAVKTLEQLVQAQPKHVQATRLLASWKTPVAPAPAAKEVEEPKVETKKIKKNKKRGKKGKKRGKKGKKGKKGKKSKKGKKKSK; encoded by the coding sequence ATGCAGGTGGTCTGTGATAAATGCAGCGCACGATACGAGTTTGAAGCAGCGGATATCCCAGCAGAGGGATACGACGCTCAATGTACATCTTGCGGGCACATATTTTTTGTAAGTCCTGAGGGCGATGCGCCTTCTCGGGCAATGGAAATGCCAACGCCGGCCCCAACTCCCGAGGCGCTCGAGGCAGAAGAGCCCCTTGCAGAGACAATGGCTGAAATTGATTCGCCGCTTGTAGGGGAAGCCGATGAGCTTCCGCCGACCGAACTCGACGTTGATTCCGCAGCGGCCGATGATTTTCCCGACTTTGACGATTCCGACGAAGGAACGACGCCAGAACCGGCGAATGAGGAAGAAGAAGCAGAGGCACGCGAAGCCATTGCTGCTGTTGATTCATTCGACGATATGATGGCGCTTTCAGCTCAGCTTGGTGAGCCCACTCGGGAAGGTTTTGATACCAGCCCGGTGGATGACACAGAGCTCGATGCACGTCGCCGCTCATCTTTGATTCGCGTGGTAAGCCTGGCCTGCATCGCGGTGGTGGCTTACGTTGGGTTAACCTTCACCCTCGCACCTCAGATTTTCGACAAGACCGTAGGGCAATTCATCGGTATCGATGCGGGCGTTGACCCGGCGGCTGTACCTTATTGCCAAAAAGGTCAGGACCTTATGCTCGGCGATACCCCAAAAGCACTTAAAAATGCGATGGGTCAGTTTGCTGAGGCTAAGTCCATTGACGAGAATTATGGCGATGCCTTGGCATTCGAAGCGATTACGAATGTCTTCATGGGCGCAGACTTCAAAAACGAAGGCACCCACATTCTCGACCTCAAGAACGCAGCTGAAGTAGAGCTCGCACGGCTTGATACACTAAGTTCAAAAGAGCGGCCTAAGGATTACGTGGCGCTGAAGCAGGCGTTGCTTGCTCAAGCAACGGCGAGTCAAAAAGCTCAAGAGTGGGTAGAAAAAGGCGGCCGAGCCTTAATGAAAGCGCGGCGTGCCATTGAGTCTGGTCTCGAAAATGACGCTACCAATCCAAACTTCAAACTTGCGACTGCGCTGCACCGAGCTCAAGACTCAGACACGCTGACCCGGGCTGAGCAGTACTTAAGAATGTATTTAGAGGGTCTTGGACTCAGCCAAGAAGACTTGTCGAAGCCGACCAACCACTGGATGGCTTACACACATGGTCTGATTTTGATGGCTAAGGAAACGACCGCAAAAGATGCGCCTGCAGCCTTCACCGCTGCGATTACTTTAGAGCCTCGTTTTCAACGAGCACGCCTGCGATTGGCACAGTCTTACCATAAGCTGGGACAAGTTGATGAGGCCGTGAAGACGCTTGAACAACTGGTTCAGGCCCAACCCAAGCATGTTCAAGCAACACGCTTACTCGCATCGTGGAAAACTCCGGTAGCTCCTGCACCTGCAGCGAAAGAAGTAGAAGAACCGAAGGTAGAAACCAAGAAGATCAAGAAGAATAAGAAGCGCGGTAAAAAGGGTAAGAAGCGCGGTAAAAAAGGCAAGAAGGGTAAAAAAGGTAAGAAGTCTAAGAAGGGCAAGAAGAAGTCTAAATAG
- a CDS encoding TlyA family RNA methyltransferase has product MAKMRADLMVVEQGLAPSRTRAQALILAGVVLDIHGNRVEKPGQNLPETTELHLKGQPIPYVSRGGLKLEGALNAYSIAVDDAVCLDVGASTGGFTDCLLQRGAKKVFAVDVGYNQLVYSLRQDERVVCMERINVRTWDPEILGEKVSVITIDVSFISLMLILESVIAAAQPGCRLVALVKPQFEVGREEVGKGGIVRNVAARDAALVRIQDEVLRLGATELETMDSPILGTKGNHEFLLTCVFGESPV; this is encoded by the coding sequence ATGGCAAAGATGCGCGCGGATTTAATGGTGGTGGAGCAAGGGCTGGCTCCTTCGAGAACACGCGCTCAGGCGCTTATTCTTGCAGGGGTTGTTCTCGATATCCACGGTAACCGGGTTGAAAAGCCCGGGCAAAACCTACCGGAAACCACCGAGTTGCATCTTAAAGGCCAGCCGATTCCCTACGTCTCGAGGGGCGGGCTAAAGCTTGAAGGTGCTTTAAACGCATACAGTATTGCGGTCGACGATGCGGTTTGCCTGGATGTTGGAGCTTCCACGGGCGGATTTACCGACTGTCTTTTACAGCGAGGTGCTAAAAAAGTGTTCGCGGTAGATGTGGGTTACAACCAACTTGTCTACAGTTTACGTCAAGACGAGCGCGTGGTGTGCATGGAGCGGATCAATGTTCGCACTTGGGACCCTGAAATCTTGGGTGAAAAGGTTTCGGTCATCACCATCGACGTTTCGTTCATTTCCCTGATGCTCATTTTAGAGTCGGTTATAGCCGCGGCTCAGCCGGGATGCCGCTTGGTTGCATTGGTGAAACCGCAATTTGAAGTTGGCCGTGAAGAGGTTGGAAAGGGCGGAATTGTACGCAATGTGGCGGCTCGAGATGCCGCTTTGGTACGTATTCAGGACGAAGTCTTAAGGCTTGGCGCCACTGAGCTTGAGACAATGGACTCGCCTATTCTCGGTACAAAAGGCAATCACGAATTTTTACTAACTTGTGTTTTTGGAGAGTCGCCGGTTTGA
- a CDS encoding FHA domain-containing protein, translated as MSNSAYKLIIEDDEGRRSVVPVDLGASQDVSLGRDQANTICLNERNVSRRHARFFEDPTGIFAEDLSSYNGVWINGDRIQKREPVFQGDVLRVGDFNIELRGEGLHARRDETTQRTVGPVSEPTQPGFKMIEDSIPASEMTMDAAPPLEPLSFEETAEPNGQSREEKTAIIRMSDYDLKDESLAERLTIAGQRAKLICVTTQFAGLEFEIDKTEVIIGRTDENDIGLDHRSVSRHHSRIVVDGNRYTVFDNGSANGTFVNDEEYASVELKSGDVIELGHVKLRFVPPGETYSFTEEELKAVQDARGATNPGVTVTETPDEVTDVRKMPNQTMLLGGVVLVVVLLLIWAVVAATLGGSPEPAQPRAAEVVSKPAPPQAQKGGALEELLAEANNAAKSRRWSRALDLARAAVTLSPSNPEAMALENRVMAERDAQGHVEAARQSIAAGNWEEAWNRLSEIPTRSVYYEEASPLIAQARGALITERIAEAYRVITARDWDAADVLAAEIATLDGQRPELVQIQSEIRQGRVEDEAAAQTKAAQVASQKARTKPKRSAPKQAVKTPAAKPAAPKPVAAPKPAPEPPAAPVATPQELYTQGALALKDGQYDKAVEYFRRCVQVNKNYDRCYRAMGIVYARKGDPAKAARYYRKYLQVSPNAADANQVRELLKQYEGNE; from the coding sequence GTGTCTAACTCTGCCTACAAGTTGATTATCGAGGATGATGAAGGGCGCCGCAGTGTTGTTCCCGTGGACCTCGGTGCGTCTCAAGATGTAAGCCTGGGCCGAGATCAGGCCAACACCATTTGTTTGAATGAGCGCAATGTCTCGAGGCGCCATGCTCGATTTTTCGAAGATCCCACCGGGATATTCGCGGAAGACCTAAGCTCCTACAACGGAGTTTGGATCAATGGTGACCGGATCCAAAAACGTGAGCCTGTTTTTCAAGGTGATGTTTTAAGAGTGGGCGACTTTAATATCGAACTACGTGGCGAAGGACTTCATGCCCGTAGGGACGAAACGACCCAGCGTACCGTGGGCCCAGTGTCGGAACCAACGCAGCCAGGCTTTAAGATGATTGAGGATTCGATTCCTGCATCTGAAATGACCATGGATGCGGCTCCGCCACTTGAGCCTCTTAGCTTCGAAGAGACTGCTGAGCCGAACGGCCAAAGCCGGGAAGAAAAGACGGCTATCATTCGGATGTCGGATTACGACTTAAAGGATGAAAGCCTAGCGGAACGTTTGACCATTGCAGGCCAGCGCGCAAAATTAATCTGCGTCACAACGCAATTTGCGGGACTCGAATTCGAAATCGATAAAACCGAAGTTATCATTGGCCGGACCGATGAAAATGACATTGGATTGGATCACCGCTCGGTATCACGGCACCACTCAAGAATTGTGGTGGACGGTAACCGTTACACGGTTTTTGATAACGGCAGTGCCAACGGAACCTTTGTTAACGATGAGGAATACGCAAGCGTTGAGCTCAAATCTGGAGATGTGATTGAGCTTGGGCATGTTAAGCTTCGCTTTGTTCCTCCTGGTGAAACTTATTCTTTCACGGAAGAGGAACTCAAAGCTGTTCAAGACGCGCGGGGAGCGACCAATCCAGGTGTGACCGTGACCGAAACACCCGATGAAGTCACTGACGTTCGTAAAATGCCCAACCAAACGATGCTGCTCGGCGGCGTGGTCTTGGTGGTCGTATTGCTTCTGATTTGGGCGGTGGTGGCGGCGACACTCGGCGGGTCACCTGAGCCAGCGCAACCAAGAGCTGCTGAAGTTGTGTCCAAACCAGCTCCACCGCAAGCTCAAAAAGGCGGAGCTCTGGAAGAGCTTTTGGCCGAAGCCAACAATGCAGCTAAAAGTCGGAGATGGTCCAGGGCGCTTGATTTAGCGAGAGCGGCGGTCACTTTAAGCCCGTCCAATCCGGAGGCTATGGCGCTTGAAAACCGAGTCATGGCCGAGCGTGATGCTCAAGGTCATGTTGAAGCCGCTCGGCAATCGATTGCTGCCGGTAACTGGGAAGAAGCTTGGAACCGTCTCAGTGAAATCCCGACCCGAAGCGTTTACTACGAAGAGGCAAGCCCACTGATTGCTCAGGCGCGCGGTGCTTTGATCACTGAGCGCATCGCCGAGGCATACCGCGTGATTACTGCACGGGACTGGGACGCCGCCGATGTCTTGGCTGCGGAAATCGCAACCCTTGATGGTCAGCGCCCAGAGTTGGTCCAAATTCAATCGGAAATTCGACAAGGCCGCGTAGAAGATGAAGCGGCGGCTCAAACCAAGGCTGCTCAAGTTGCTTCGCAAAAAGCACGTACCAAGCCAAAGCGCAGTGCTCCCAAGCAAGCCGTAAAAACACCGGCGGCTAAACCAGCGGCTCCTAAACCGGTAGCTGCTCCTAAACCCGCCCCGGAACCACCGGCTGCCCCTGTGGCAACCCCTCAGGAGCTCTACACCCAAGGAGCCCTCGCACTAAAAGACGGCCAATACGATAAAGCCGTCGAGTATTTTCGTCGATGCGTTCAAGTGAACAAAAATTACGACCGTTGCTACCGGGCGATGGGTATTGTGTATGCCCGCAAAGGGGATCCGGCCAAAGCAGCTCGGTATTATAGAAAGTATCTGCAAGTGAGCCCCAACGCGGCCGATGCGAACCAGGTTCGCGAACTGCTCAAGCAATACGAAGGAAACGAATAA